The Lolium rigidum isolate FL_2022 chromosome 2, APGP_CSIRO_Lrig_0.1, whole genome shotgun sequence genomic interval AATCTACAATAGCATGCCCAATTCGGATCACCAATCAGAACAATTGTGGTATAGAATGGATCACCAGAAGGATAAATGGATGGTATTGTTGTTGTGAGGCTATCCCACCACATCACAATATTCTGTTTTTAATGTGTTTTTTCAGCGCGTAATTATATTTTTCCATTCTTGCAAGTGTACAATTTGTTCTTCTCAACCACAcattaaaaaaaaaagatagagtTCGCTCACAAATTTGTTATGATATGTATAGATATGAACATCTCACCTAATTGACAGCGTTCAATTACATATTTGTTACTTATCATGGTCTATTAGGAGGAAATGCATTACATAACTTTTCAACCAAAGTTAATTTGATACTCTGTTTCCATTCCAAATTATTCGAATGATTGTTGTGCTGTGCACTTGTGTAGTTCATGGAATCTAGAATAGCATGCCCAATTTGGATCACCAATCAGAACAATTGTGGTATAGAATGGATCACTAGAAGGATAGATGTGTGGTATTGTTGTTGTGAGGCTATCCCACCACAGCACAATATTCTGTTTTTAATGTGTTTTTTTTCAGCGCCTAATTATATTTTTCCATTCTTGCAAGTGTACAATTTGTTCTTCTTGACCACACATTTAAATATGTGTCATTGTATATCGCAAGGCCACAAAACAAAGCCAAAAAACAGGGGAGAAAATCCCAAGTCAAGCTACAAGGAAGCTAAAACATACCAAAGAAACAAAATCCCTATTCTAGGAAGCTACCCAGAGGATGCTCCTCCTACTAAACACGAAAAATTTCTCAGTGCATTGATTATTAATAATGTGGTCCACTGCAaagctatttatttatttatttatcccGATATTGATATTCATGTCTAGCTTAAGGAAGGAAGCACATAATCTGTTAGGGTGTCGTTCAGGGCATCAACAATGCAGAAGTAATAGTTCCATTTTAAGACTAGAAAATAGAAATAGCATTTAACATTTTAACTTCCATGGTTTGATAACAAATACCCACTTTTGATATTGCTCTTTCTCAGCTGGCTAAATAATTTGACATTTCAGTGTACCTTCTGAAATGTCAAATTAACCACCTAGAGACTGGCTGGTTTTGAATGTTTATCCTTCAGAATAATGCTATTTCACATTCAGTGGTTAAGGCTTAGTTAGCGGTTGCTGAACCTCTACACCGTACTTATTTATAACCTGCTGTGACAGAATAGCCACAAAAGCATAACTTTTGGTTAGCCAAACAGGTGGCAGAAGTTGTAGCGCAATGCCAAATGCAGCCTAAGATTGATTTTTTATCTTcataattttgattttttttgggtGGAAATTGGAGCAATAGCATCTTAGTTGGTGTGCTGATATTTATAGATTTGAACATCTCAGTACTTCTTAGTTGATAGAGTTCGCTCACATATTTGTTATGATATGTATAGATATGAACATCTCAATATTTCCTAATTCATAGAGTTTGATTACATATTTGCTATTTATCATGGTCTATTAGGAGGAAATGCACTACACAACTATTCAACCGAAGTTAATTAGTTACCAAAATGAGTTAAGTAAAATTTCGTGAGAGTTGGAGTGCCAGGAATCAGCTGCTGATGCTCGTGTGTGCTCTCAGAAACATGAAGTTGGCTTGTCGTTTCTAATCTTCTTATTCAGTAATTAACCCTTATTGGGGAAAAAATTACTAGTTACAATACTCAGTCCTGGCTACTGAATAACAATGTTACATCTTTCCCTGCTGTAGGTTTTGAATAAAAGCAGTGGTTCTGGAAACGGATTACAACCTGATTACCTTTCAAAGGTGTGTACTCCATGTCTCTAGTATTTCTACTCTTCCCCCAAGCGATTGCTTCAGATTAGAAATTAACCACGGATTCTTGAAAACTGAATCTTGATGCAGATGTGTACCTCCGCGGTGAAGGAGTCTTTAACAAATGTATGACTGGCTCAACTTGTTCCCAGATCTGCTTCGAATGGTTTGGTATAGCTGACATAAATTTTCTGTAGATATATGGCGACAGATTTGACAGTTTCATGGGAAACTTCGAGAAATCATTTGGCAGTACACTGAGGACGCTTCATCTACTCAATGAGGCACCTGTCTATGAGCAAGATATCCCTCAATGTTCTCACGGTGATGGTAGTCCTGTGACTGAGACCAAATTGAGTGGCGCTGAATCACAAGGCCCGATATCTGGTGTCCAGCAGAGCCCACTCGTGAATTCCATGAATAAGCAGATTATTCTTCATGCTGGTGTCAATCAACAACTGGTTCAGCTACCTCGTAGCAGATCTAGCCCAGAGTGTGATCAGGACATCCTTAATGTATTTGAGAGATCTCTGAATGAGCAAGTTCGTTCAAATGAGCTCAAAGAACTTGAAATAGGACTTAATATGAGAAGGTTACAGCTAAAGCAATCTCATTTGGCTCTCAGCTCCTACTCACACATGTTAGAGAAGATCAAAATCTCGATGGGATTTCAGAAAGCTGCTTTCAGAGAGGAGAAATTAAAGACTCAAATGGAAGACACAAGACATGCAGAATTTCTCAAGAGGCTTATAGATATGCTTCTTACAGCAGTGGTTTTTATGTCTGCCTGTTTCGGATATGGAACATATATTTATTCGTATCAGCGGATAACCGCTGTTActgcagcttgtgcagctgctTCAAGGGTATGTTTTATTgtctttgattaatatatttaaTTACTAGGAATTATTTGAGTAAAAATAAGCTCATCTCCTTTTGTTTTGACTTATTCTGCAGGAGTCCAAGTCCTGGTGGATGCCAAATTCTGTATCAACTTTCAACTCAGGATTGCTATTTTTCAGATGTCATTTGATTGCATCAACAAGGATATTTTTTGGCATCTTGATGGTTCTATTGATTGCTTGGTTGATATTCCAGCGTTCTGCAATGACTGGATCCAACATGCCAATAACATTCAATCTTGTGTTATTGGGAGGTGTTTGTGGTTTTGCTGGAAGGTTCTGCGTGGACACACTGGGTGGGGATGGAAATGTTTGGCTCATCTTCTGGGAGATCCTTTGTGCCATCCATTTACTTGGAAACAGTTACCCATCTCTTCTGCATCGTGGTCTTCACGGTCCTATTTCTGTGACACACAGATCCAAGGCTGTCGGTTTGCCGTATTGGGTTCGCCGGTACATATTTTACGCTGTAGTGGCCTTGATCCTTCCATGCCTGGCTGGTTTGTTGCCGTTTGCGTCCCTATCAGACTGGACGGAACATGCAGTTGAATCTATAAAGTCCAGATTTACTGGAAGCGACATTGAGACttgaagagattggatgtggtcaCTCCCTGGAGTTCTGCCAGCTGAACAACAATAAGGCACCTGTTTTCTGAAGATGAAGTTTGTCCCACTGTTGTCCAAGATGAAGCATGTCATTGGGATAGGAGTCAGTATAGAAAGAATGTCAGCTATGTTTGCCTGGCTTGGTGTCACCTCAGGCCTCACCCAGCCTAagttattactttgtattgaagcTTGAAATATCTGAAGAACCAAGTTCTCTCAGGAATGTTCAATATATCATGTAAACTATAGTTGCCTACTTTTTGTGGCTCGGATGTGTTCAATATAAAGTTTTGATAGTTGTGCTTTTGTCAGAAGTGCATCTGTTGGTTCCTTTATTTGTCTTAGGTCTTAGCCATCCTGTGATGTTTGATGTATTTTTTATTTGGTTGGTCAGCTGCTGCCAGATGGTTGGCTGTGTGGTTAGTCATAGTTCTTAGCAGGGTTAAAATGGATCGGTTGTAAATTGTAATATCAAGAGACGTAGTGCAATAATTTATAGCTGATCAGTTGTAAACTATAATACTTCCTTTGCCCCGAAAAGGATGTCACAGATCTGTCTAAATCCAGATGAacatacatccgaatttagactaATCTATGATATTTTTTGGGACGAAGAGAGTAGTTGATTTTGTAAATCAGTAGTAAATTGTAATGTTAACAAGCTTAACTGCATCGATTCCATTCCAGTTGGCGACCTCTTTTGTAAATATTTGTGTTAATTTCCATCTGGTTTCCGTTCATAAATCTGGACAACTTTCATAGCAGTGTTGAACAAAATGTGACAAAATATCAGCTTAAGAAAAACCTGTAACTACGCCTAGCTACTCcagatgttttcaaaacaaacaaaaacgtTCACAGGTTGAAGATAGTATCAAACCTGTAACCACGATAGCTACTGGAGATGTTCTCAAAACAAAAATACCACAAGATCTTACTTTAATTTTGCAGCATTGCTGTGCAGAAAAAACAGTACACGTACTTACGAAAATGGTCTCAAAACAGAACCAAAAATGTTCCTGAAGATTctcaaaacaaaaacagaaagtGTTAATTAAGACATCCACGGATTGTTGACAGTCATCATTGTGCATTTAACATCTGCTGCATAGCTTGCGCATTCTTCTCCACACTCGACTCCAACTCTTCTACCTCAATGTCCACTGCCTTCAGACCCTCCTTCAGAGCCGCCATCATCGACTTGAGGGCTTTCATCTTCTCTGCCACATCATCCTTCTCGAGCTTGACCTCCACGTACCCCTCACGCTCCACCGGCAGTTGATCTGTCGATGACTGAGCAGTGATGCCATCAGGATCTTTGATGCCTGAATCTTTGAGGGCTTTCATCTTCTCTGCCACATCGTCCTTCTCGAGCTTGACCTCCACGTACCCCTCACGCTCCACCAGCAGTTGATATGTCGATGAATGAGCAGTGATGCCATCAGGATCTTTGATGCCTGAATCTGGAGATCCTATGCCATCATCGACATCTCCTACTGCTTGTTCACCGGCTAGGTTGTTGGCATCATCGCTGGGTGCTAAGCTGCTGTCTCTGGTGGCTACTGCTGGATCCTCCTTGGACCTGGCATCATCATCAGCTGTTGTGAACTTACCCTCTCTCCTTATATACACCTGAAAAAATTTGTCAAATGTTAATCATAGCATTGATAAATTCATGGTAGTGCTCGTTCCATACATTTGAAAAACAACTATGAAAAACTCACCCGAAATTTTGTTGGTTCTACGAGCTCAAAGACCACGGTGTCGCCGACCTTAAGACTATGATCTATCGCAAATCCTCTCCACCCACCACTGAGACCGTCCCTGGCACTTAAGTAGTTTACATAATCCGTCTTCCCATCCTCATCTTCTAGTATCATTTTAGTGTTACACTGTGGAAGATAACTTCTGCAGAAGTCACTCGAGAGATGCTGGGAGAAAACACGTACATGAGTCAAGGAGATCTCAAAGTCAAATGCAGAAGAACCGAAAAAAGAAGCTAAATTAACTGGTCATACTTGAAcatacaaacatttagtaaacatAGACTTACCAGCCAAAAAACCTTAAGAACATTAGATGGCACCATACATTTGGTGAACCTTGGATATTCTCCTGGAAATTTCTCCTGTGCGTGTGCCTCCGAAGCTCTTTTGAAAGCAGAGCCACATCTGCCCTGAACCCTATAGTTTTTGTGAATATTCAGGTGCATAAGTTAGACATCCTTGAGAGATTTAACATCATACTCTACTCACGAGAAAACCAAGAGTAGGTACCTTGCATGTTTCTTTCGGCCGTCAGCATGGGGTACCTGTTGAGTCACAACATATCCTTAGTTAGTCTACTGCTTCAATAAGAAAAATTAACGAACAAATGAATGTGATATATGAACATGTGACTCTTTCAAGCTTTGAAAAGATTCCGTGTAGGACCCTTACCGTCGGGTCAAAATCATTGCCTTTGTCCCTCTCTCCTTCACTATTACTACTGCATGTGTTAGTGAATGCCGGTTTTAGCCCCATCTTTCTCTTAGCAGATTTTGAACCTGCTGGCCTCCCTTTCTTCTTCTGTAATGCAGGCAATCAAATCAGAGCAACAGTCTATGTCAGTGCCAAGTGTGGCATACATACTGATCTGCTTACACTCATTTATGCTATGAAATTTTCCATCTTTCCATAAAAATATTATTGAGCACGATATGGACATGTTATTCTTGCAAGTTTGGTTATTTCCTGTAGGACCTTACCATCGGTACAAAATTATCATCCTTGCTATTCTTTGCAAACTTGGAGACTGCTGGACACCTTCTCTTCCTCTGTAACAAAAGCAATTATAGCAGGGCAAAGAACTTAATACTTTTACATATGACAATATGTGGTTGAAAATAGCAAATAACTTGAGAATATTCCATGTAGGGCCCTTACCATCAGGTCGAAATCATCATCTTTGTCCCTCTCGCCCTCACTATCAGTACTATTGATATAAGCCAATGTAGGTTTCCGCCCCATATTGCTCTTAGCAGACTTAGAAACGGCTggcctccctctctttctctgtAATGCAGGCAATCAAATCAGAGAAAATTGTTCATAGTTAGTCTGCTCCAATGCTAAGTGTCACATACATATTGTTCTGCTTACACTCGATTATGGTAGCATATTTCCCATTGTCCAAAAAAAGGACGGGCATGATATATGGATATGCAATTCATTCAAGTTCGATAAATTTCTTCTAAGGCCTTACCATCGGAACAAGATTATCATCCTTGTCGCTCTTGGCAGATTTTGAAGCTTCTGGCCACATTTTCTTCCTCTGTAACACAACCGATGAAAGCAGAGCAACAAATTTAATTATATATGTGGCTGAAGACAGCAAATAATCTGAGTTGTGGATGAGCCAAGATCTCTGAAGCATTATGAGCTGATAAATGAAAACAGGAAGATCTGTTTATTTGTTCCAATTTCTCCAGACAAGACATGCTCACAACATAAACGTTAACACAAAGATGTAATTAGAGAGTGTAAGATCTTACTTTGTAAGCAGTAGTTCTCTGTGCTTTCTTTTTAAAACGACCGCCAGTACACTTTATTGGCCCACTCTCCATGCTCTCTGGCCTCACAACCTGCCATAATGAGACGAGATCAACAAGCTGCATGCTTTATAAAATTATGACGGAGATGGAAAGGAATAACTATTGTAGCAATGTGAAGAAATCATTTCTTCCATCGGTAGGTAGTGATGTTCTGAGTGGAGCCATCTCTGCTCTATTTTAGGGCATATATAAACTTAAGCAATTGGATGCTTACATTCACAAGAGGGTAATCGACCTCGACAGCTGGTTCATCGCAGTCATCAATTCCCACAGACTGTTCACCGACAACAGTAGCGACCCCCTCATCCTGTGATCACCATTTTCTTATAATTGTGTCAGATGAATTCTTAAATTTAGAATAAGAAGAAAAACAAAGTTATGTATTTGTAACTAGTCGCTACAGTGGTGACAAGCAGTTGAAGAAACAACACGAGCATGTAAGTTTTACGGTAGGCATGACTGAAGAACCGGAGGAGAAATAAGGGAAATAGATAATGAGATTGCTGACATAAAACATTACTGAAGTGGCATCAGAACAAAAAATTTCAGTCAAAACTTTCAGTAAGGCGACATTGGTTGGGGAATGGAGGTACAATCCCATCACATGGGTTCAGGAGTCCTCCAGGACACACATTTAGGTTAttgtttctgccttgtgggtttcTACAGCACATGCCAATAATCTATACATAAGAAGTGATGGATTCAGGTGTTCAATTGATGGACCAACCGACATCTTATATTATTATTATATGATAAAAGCCGTGTCCTATTGTATTTGAGTAATAACTTGCAGTTGCTACTCTGGAGATCGGAAGAACAGAAATGCCTTAAATTCAACAATGTGAGATCAAATGGTTCAAGAACCAACAGCTCAACACAACACTGGATAAACATCAGCGGGGGAAAAACACTGTGAGAACGTTTATTCCGTTTCACAAGAAATCCCTCTCTTCTTGTGCAAGAATCCCCTAAACTGaaacttttttttcgataaaacccTAAACTGAAACTAGCATACCAAAATCTGTTAAACGAAACAGGGGAACGAAAGTACTAAAAAAAACATGCAAGGTTCCGTTAACCTAAGGATCGAGAGGAGAACCAGGTGCATAACAATAGATAAACGGAGGAAACGAAGATGCGGATGATAGATACACATGCATGCATGGGAGTTAGGACAGAGGAACTTGCATCGATCACCATGACTGGACTCTGGGAGAAGGAGGAACCCTGCATCTGCCTGACTGCCAGGGGCTGGGGCTAGCTCCGATCTATGTGTTTGAAaacgcgaggaggaggaagagaaagagGGGTATGGTATATAACTATAACACAGAGGAAATAATGGAAAGAGCTTAGACGGCCGTTTGATTAGCAGAGCGATTTGCGGCTACAAAATGCGAACTACAGAATGGAAAGCGTTAAAAGTTGGTTAACACTCTCCAAAAAGAGCTAACAATCAGAAGGATTCTTGGTCTTAAATCAGTGGATTATTTGCATTCTTCGCTGATTATTTCCGATTGACTGGGGTAATGGGTTCAGAGTGCGTGCGTGAGTGGGAGAGCGTGCGTGCGTACGCGCTCGTACGTGGGGAGAGTGGGGGTGCGTGTGTGTTTTGTGGCGAGTTCACCGGAAGTGGCGTTGAGAACTGAGAGAGATAGCATGTGGCCATCATCTAACATCCATCTGCAGGGGAGTAGAACCATTTTTCTTAAGAAAATGAGGGGTCGCACTCGCACCCCCCTGGTTCCATTAATATGCAACTACAAAGTGTGACAGGTTTTGAGCAAAGCTCAGCAAGATTAGATTACTGAAAGAGGAAAGGCAAACCAACGGTACTAGAAACTCTATAATTAATCAACTGTGCAACGCCAGTACACTTAGCTGATATTTCAGACCATTAAATATActcgaatttagacaaattttcaatatttttttatggacagaggtagtatgttTTGTGTTTGCTTCTGCGACTCGTGAATCTTCTAACCAATACATTGGTACAAAACTGCCAAAGAGGCTCAAGAAaacctccaatccataataagtgtcatggTTTTATTTAAATTAATTTAAACTAAACCCATCACATTTATTATGGCTTAGAGAGAGTACAACTTTCCGAGAGACATTCGTCCATCAGATTTAACATGGGTCCTCTTGATTCAGATGGTTTTCATTAAAATAATGCATGATTGGAATTATTATATATAGCTCAAAATATTTTCCAGAGATAGGAAGCTTAGTGGAGTGTGAACATATATATGGCTCCCGAAGTTGCacattattttttaaaattgaaaatcatacataaaaaataaataaaaattactcTGACTTGTTTTTAGAAATGTCAAGTatgttttatttcagaatttgtaaAGTGAAAAAGTGGAAATTTTCGATTGTTTCTAAAGACAGGCTACATGGAGCTGGCGATCCATTTGAAGTTTTCGGTTTTGTTGTTACTTAAATCAGAGACCActtcacccatttagtaacatggaTTTGTTGATTCTAAAT includes:
- the LOC124693220 gene encoding protein CPR-5-like → MDGAHAAGDSPEASSSASSTGSASRRSRKHKGFHLRRRPLSVRAGGGGSISKGATGDGVQDLALPLGMSFAAVLAQVLNKSSGSGNGLQPDYLSKMCTSAVKESLTNIYGDRFDSFMGNFEKSFGSTLRTLHLLNEAPVYEQDIPQCSHGDGSPVTETKLSGAESQGPISGVQQSPLVNSMNKQIILHAGVNQQLVQLPRSRSSPECDQDILNVFERSLNEQVRSNELKELEIGLNMRRLQLKQSHLALSSYSHMLEKIKISMGFQKAAFREEKLKTQMEDTRHAEFLKRLIDMLLTAVVFMSACFGYGTYIYSYQRITAVTAACAAASRESKSWWMPNSVSTFNSGLLFFRCHLIASTRIFFGILMVLLIAWLIFQRSAMTGSNMPITFNLVLLGGVCGFAGRFCVDTLGGDGNVWLIFWEILCAIHLLGNSYPSLLHRGLHGPISVTHRSKAVGLPYWVRRYIFYAVVALILPCLAGLLPFASLSDWTEHAVESIKSRFTGSDIET